Proteins encoded in a region of the Agromyces protaetiae genome:
- a CDS encoding GntR family transcriptional regulator, with protein MKHHPYVPNPGHVLTRRHTTVDQVHAMMLAAIAGGDLLPGQELRDQAWAAELKVSRTPIREAIKRLEAHGIVDIAAARYTRLASFTPDEARREAHDWAAIHLALVSDLCESAERPLILALEKARSRFHGSTGIKAHAANFTFFEHLRATSTSFSVHLGAVAVAYRLRLALPNLPDLHDADDQLHTDILAALTEHKADTLAPSFTRWLHAANHEPAAA; from the coding sequence ATGAAGCACCACCCGTACGTCCCGAACCCTGGGCACGTGCTCACCCGCCGCCACACCACCGTCGACCAGGTGCACGCGATGATGCTCGCGGCGATCGCCGGCGGCGACCTGCTGCCCGGCCAGGAGCTTCGCGATCAGGCCTGGGCCGCCGAACTGAAGGTCTCCCGAACGCCGATCCGTGAGGCGATCAAGCGACTCGAAGCGCACGGCATCGTCGATATCGCCGCTGCCCGATACACCCGGCTCGCCAGCTTCACACCCGACGAAGCACGGCGAGAAGCACACGACTGGGCCGCGATCCACCTCGCACTGGTCAGCGACCTCTGCGAGTCCGCCGAACGACCACTGATCCTCGCCCTCGAGAAAGCCCGCAGCCGCTTCCACGGCAGCACCGGGATCAAAGCGCACGCCGCGAACTTCACCTTCTTCGAACACCTGCGCGCCACGAGCACCAGCTTCAGCGTCCACCTCGGCGCCGTCGCCGTGGCCTACCGTCTCCGCCTCGCACTGCCGAACCTGCCCGACCTCCACGACGCCGACGACCAGCTCCACACCGACATCCTCGCCGCACTCACCGAACACAAAGCCGACACCCTCGCACCAAGCTTCACCCGCTGGCTCCACGCCGCCAACCACGAACCCGCCGCCGCGTAA
- a CDS encoding flavin monoamine oxidase family protein, with amino-acid sequence MDSQGGAGMPRRGFLAAALAGVTSVVLAACTGPQPTPTPTATPAPTPSPTPTPTPTPLPPGVPEPTAMRRTRWGADPYARGAFSYDAIGTTAERRAQLARPVLDRVFFAGEAVAAESPGTVAGALSSGREVARRVAELAEPGERIAIIGAGIAGLAAANELQGRRIGRGAGDEGDDDGQADEADDRDGERSSDPSFEVVVIEARDRVGGRIQSADDDAFGGTIELGALLLPADDALDALLDETSVGTRDLEPPTDARTTTGEWTAIQSTGTDALATAHAWAQTWPYDVGLDTALLGSGADQLSSEPGPDGVSPLDWLGYTLSSGVEPVTGATPSRVSAQTFDPASAVAPARLVRGRLSDAIDELAASVDVALSSVVTSIAYTTDRVSLRLGTGESLRVDRVIVTVPLGVLQTDTIQFSPRLPRPHQQAIAIMGMGTIDLVWLRFDEAFWRSDASEGRTAQEVLTVVGGPHTVAAWLDVGLIGLDDEPVLVGVIAAEQARRLEELSDDEFRAEVLADLVPFSPEPIDDDSATPEPT; translated from the coding sequence ATGGACTCGCAGGGCGGTGCCGGCATGCCCCGGCGCGGATTCCTCGCGGCGGCGCTGGCCGGAGTGACCTCCGTCGTGCTCGCCGCGTGCACCGGCCCGCAGCCCACGCCGACCCCCACCGCGACCCCGGCGCCCACGCCGAGCCCGACACCCACCCCGACGCCGACCCCGCTGCCGCCCGGAGTGCCCGAGCCGACGGCGATGCGCCGCACCAGGTGGGGCGCCGATCCGTACGCGCGCGGCGCGTTCAGCTACGACGCGATCGGCACGACCGCCGAGCGGCGAGCCCAGCTCGCCCGGCCGGTGCTCGACCGGGTCTTCTTCGCCGGCGAGGCGGTCGCTGCGGAGTCGCCGGGCACTGTGGCGGGCGCCCTCTCGTCGGGGCGCGAGGTGGCCCGCCGCGTCGCCGAGCTCGCCGAGCCGGGCGAGCGCATCGCGATCATCGGCGCCGGCATCGCCGGTCTCGCCGCCGCGAACGAGCTGCAGGGGCGGCGCATCGGCCGCGGCGCGGGCGACGAGGGCGACGACGACGGCCAGGCCGATGAGGCCGACGATCGCGACGGCGAGCGCAGCAGCGACCCCAGCTTCGAGGTCGTCGTGATCGAGGCGCGCGACCGCGTCGGCGGCCGGATCCAGTCCGCCGATGACGACGCGTTCGGCGGCACGATCGAGCTCGGCGCCCTGCTGCTGCCCGCAGACGACGCCCTCGACGCGCTGCTCGACGAGACATCCGTCGGCACCCGCGATCTGGAGCCGCCGACCGACGCGCGCACGACCACCGGCGAATGGACCGCCATCCAGTCGACCGGTACCGACGCGCTCGCGACGGCGCACGCGTGGGCGCAGACGTGGCCGTACGACGTCGGGCTCGACACCGCGTTGCTCGGCAGCGGTGCCGATCAGCTGTCGAGCGAGCCGGGGCCCGACGGGGTCTCGCCCCTCGACTGGCTCGGCTACACGCTGTCCAGCGGGGTCGAACCCGTGACGGGCGCCACGCCCTCGCGCGTGTCGGCGCAGACCTTCGATCCTGCGTCGGCGGTCGCGCCGGCCCGGTTGGTCCGCGGGCGGCTCTCCGACGCGATCGACGAGCTCGCGGCCTCGGTGGACGTCGCCCTCTCGAGCGTCGTCACGAGCATCGCCTACACCACCGACCGGGTGAGCCTTCGCCTCGGCACTGGCGAGTCGCTGCGCGTCGACCGGGTGATCGTCACGGTGCCGTTGGGCGTGCTGCAGACCGACACGATCCAGTTCAGCCCGCGCCTGCCGCGGCCGCACCAGCAGGCGATCGCCATCATGGGCATGGGCACGATCGATCTCGTCTGGCTGCGGTTCGACGAGGCGTTCTGGCGGTCGGATGCCTCGGAGGGACGCACGGCTCAGGAGGTGCTGACCGTGGTGGGCGGGCCGCACACCGTCGCCGCGTGGCTGGACGTGGGGCTCATCGGCCTCGACGACGAGCCCGTGCTGGTGGGGGTCATCGCCGCTGAGCAGGCTCGGCGGCTCGAGGAGCTGTCGGACGACGAGTTCCGGGCGGAGGTGCTGGCCGATCTCGTGCCCTTCTCGCCCGAGCCCATAGACGACGATTCAGCCACACCAGAGCCGACGTGA
- a CDS encoding VOC family protein, which produces MAATSIFVNFPTTDLERSKAFYTALGFTINPLFTDDNAACVVLEDNIYFMVLTKEYLGTFTDKQIIDPKTQAQMSIALSRDSRDEVDAALERGLAAGGSEPREAQDYGFMYSRDLDDPDGNNLSFLYMDPKAAEQGPEAYMAGQGADAPATA; this is translated from the coding sequence ATGGCCGCGACCAGCATCTTCGTGAACTTCCCGACCACCGACCTCGAGCGCTCGAAGGCGTTCTACACGGCGCTCGGCTTCACCATCAATCCGCTCTTCACCGACGACAACGCCGCGTGTGTCGTGCTCGAGGACAACATCTACTTCATGGTGCTCACCAAGGAGTACCTCGGCACGTTCACCGACAAGCAGATCATCGACCCCAAGACGCAGGCGCAGATGAGCATCGCCCTGAGCCGAGACTCGCGCGACGAGGTCGACGCGGCGCTCGAGCGAGGGCTCGCAGCCGGTGGAAGCGAACCGCGTGAGGCGCAGGACTACGGCTTCATGTACTCACGCGACCTCGACGACCCCGACGGCAACAACCTCAGCTTCCTCTACATGGACCCGAAGGCCGCCGAGCAGGGACCCGAGGCGTACATGGCCGGGCAGGGAGCCGACGCGCCCGCGACGGCCTGA
- a CDS encoding cupin domain-containing protein yields the protein MSGEARLVAGRATDASGLTLAHEPVPADQVVAGAPATGHAVLDEAAGRTIGVWEMTRGAMRDVEADEVFVVLSGDATVEFEDAALPSIELGPGSVVRLEAGMRTVWTVRETLRKVYVAP from the coding sequence GTGAGCGGCGAGGCGCGGCTCGTCGCCGGACGGGCGACGGATGCCTCGGGCCTCACGCTCGCCCATGAACCCGTGCCCGCCGACCAGGTCGTCGCCGGTGCGCCGGCGACGGGGCATGCCGTGCTGGACGAGGCCGCGGGCCGCACGATCGGCGTGTGGGAGATGACCCGCGGCGCGATGCGCGACGTCGAGGCCGACGAGGTCTTCGTGGTGCTGTCCGGCGACGCGACCGTCGAGTTCGAGGACGCCGCGCTGCCGTCGATCGAGCTCGGCCCGGGCTCCGTCGTGCGCCTCGAAGCCGGCATGCGCACCGTGTGGACGGTCCGCGAGACGCTCCGCAAGGTCTACGTCGCGCCCTGA
- a CDS encoding CoA-acylating methylmalonate-semialdehyde dehydrogenase translates to MSLIRHHVAGQETGAGDRTGPVFNPATGEQQHEVAFATTAEVEHAIQAAKAALPGWRATGLVKRADVFFRLRQLLVERQDELAAIITSQHGKVLDDAKGEISRGIENVEFAAGLVHLLKGEHAEQVARGVDVHSLKQPVGVVGAITPFNFPVMVPLWMTASAIACGNTVVLKPSEKDPSASVFLAKLFEEAGLPAGVLNVVHGDKVAVDGILDSPEVKAVSFVGSTPIAKSIYERASANGKRVQALGGAKNHMVVMPDADLDGAADAAISAAYGSAGERCMAVSALVAVGDVADVLVEKVASRMAGLKIGDGTDASSEMGPLITREHRDKVASYVTGAAAEGATVVVDGTTKQFDNDGFFVGVSLVDHVKPGMKVYDDEIFGPVLSVVRVESYDEAVELINANQYANGVAIFTRDGRTARSFEMDIEVGMVGVNVPIPVPIGAFSFGGWKNSLFGDSHIYGPESVHFYTRSKVVTTRWPNPSESQINLGFPSNH, encoded by the coding sequence ATGAGCCTCATCCGCCACCACGTCGCCGGCCAAGAGACCGGTGCGGGCGACCGCACCGGTCCCGTGTTCAACCCCGCGACCGGCGAGCAGCAGCACGAGGTCGCGTTCGCGACGACCGCGGAGGTCGAGCATGCGATCCAGGCCGCGAAGGCGGCGCTTCCCGGGTGGCGTGCGACGGGTCTCGTCAAGCGGGCCGACGTCTTCTTCCGCCTGCGCCAGCTGCTCGTCGAGCGCCAGGATGAGCTCGCGGCCATCATCACGAGCCAGCACGGCAAGGTCCTCGACGACGCGAAGGGCGAGATCAGCCGCGGCATCGAGAACGTCGAGTTCGCGGCCGGGCTCGTGCACCTGCTGAAGGGCGAGCACGCCGAGCAGGTCGCGCGCGGCGTCGACGTGCACTCGCTCAAGCAGCCCGTCGGCGTCGTCGGCGCGATCACGCCTTTCAACTTCCCGGTCATGGTGCCGCTCTGGATGACCGCCTCGGCGATCGCGTGCGGCAACACCGTGGTACTTAAGCCGTCGGAGAAGGACCCGAGCGCGTCGGTGTTCCTCGCGAAGCTCTTCGAGGAGGCCGGCCTCCCGGCGGGCGTGCTGAACGTCGTCCACGGTGACAAGGTCGCGGTCGACGGCATCCTCGACTCCCCCGAAGTGAAGGCCGTGAGCTTCGTGGGCTCGACGCCCATCGCGAAGAGCATCTACGAGCGGGCGAGCGCCAACGGCAAGCGCGTGCAGGCGCTCGGCGGTGCGAAGAACCACATGGTCGTCATGCCCGACGCCGACCTCGACGGTGCCGCCGACGCGGCGATCTCGGCCGCGTACGGCTCGGCCGGCGAGCGGTGCATGGCCGTCTCAGCGCTCGTCGCCGTCGGCGACGTCGCCGACGTCCTGGTCGAGAAGGTCGCCTCGCGCATGGCGGGGCTGAAGATCGGCGACGGCACGGATGCCTCGAGCGAGATGGGTCCGCTCATCACCCGCGAGCACCGTGACAAGGTGGCCTCATACGTGACGGGTGCTGCAGCGGAGGGTGCGACGGTCGTGGTCGACGGCACGACGAAGCAGTTCGACAACGACGGCTTCTTCGTCGGCGTCTCGCTCGTCGACCACGTGAAGCCGGGCATGAAGGTGTACGACGACGAGATCTTCGGGCCGGTGCTCTCGGTCGTGCGCGTCGAGTCGTACGACGAGGCGGTCGAGCTCATCAACGCGAACCAGTACGCGAACGGCGTCGCGATCTTCACGCGCGACGGCCGGACGGCGCGGTCGTTCGAGATGGACATCGAGGTCGGCATGGTGGGCGTGAACGTGCCCATCCCGGTGCCGATCGGTGCGTTCTCGTTCGGCGGCTGGAAGAACTCGCTGTTCGGCGACTCGCACATCTACGGTCCCGAGTCGGTGCACTTCTACACGCGCTCCAAGGTCGTCACCACGCGCTGGCCCAACCCGTCCGAGTCGCAGATCAACCTCGGCTTCCCGAGCAACCACTGA
- a CDS encoding ScbR family autoregulator-binding transcription factor, whose amino-acid sequence MAEQERAIRTRNKILMATADAINEFSYEKATISDIARRAGTTPGAVYFHFSNKEAVAHAVIDTQNAVSQKKAQATVAAGYCALEVMLRVSADLMYDIIDDPLTRAGIRLTTEIHILDTPPTRSWNDWIEFNVALIRVAREEGDLKPDIDVDDVAQVLTSSIAGVHILSSLLEDFPGLAHRARALWRQFVEANASPEKVPHWISRTDALFARPERIAP is encoded by the coding sequence GTGGCTGAGCAAGAACGCGCGATTCGTACTCGTAACAAGATCCTGATGGCCACAGCTGACGCCATCAACGAGTTCTCGTACGAGAAAGCGACGATCTCTGACATTGCCCGGCGGGCGGGTACCACCCCGGGAGCGGTCTACTTCCACTTCTCGAACAAGGAAGCGGTGGCTCACGCGGTCATCGACACCCAGAACGCCGTCTCGCAAAAGAAGGCTCAGGCAACCGTGGCGGCCGGGTACTGTGCGCTCGAGGTCATGCTGAGGGTCTCGGCCGATCTGATGTACGACATCATCGATGATCCCCTCACTCGCGCAGGCATCCGGCTGACGACCGAGATTCATATCCTGGATACTCCGCCTACGCGATCCTGGAACGATTGGATCGAGTTCAATGTCGCCCTGATCAGGGTGGCCCGCGAAGAGGGAGATCTCAAGCCGGATATCGATGTTGATGATGTCGCCCAAGTGCTCACCAGCAGCATCGCCGGCGTGCACATCCTCTCGAGTCTCCTCGAGGACTTTCCTGGCCTTGCCCACCGTGCACGCGCGCTTTGGCGCCAGTTCGTCGAGGCTAATGCATCACCGGAGAAGGTCCCGCACTGGATCTCTCGGACTGACGCGCTGTTCGCTCGACCTGAGCGGATCGCTCCCTAA
- a CDS encoding PucR family transcriptional regulator: MAERREADDFRTDRPSPITVDESHPSVREVLAVDAVADGLPEVLANETGLDARVRWVHVSDSADVARLLNGGELLLSTGSGWPAEPAELDAFVAGLVAAGVSGLVLELGVHYRYVPAIIVDAARRHGLTLVVLHREVKFVALTEAVHRRIISEQTAALRARDDVREQFTALALRGSPADFVVHRLAQTLGAAVVLENLAHEVVTAEMSPADEEVLLPDWEARSRAAHQLARDAEQAGLVHDDRWLIVPVEARGIRWGHLIALPGPAHPAGRSAVLEQGAIALAVGRLADGDVDEWARIGRQRLLDRLLAGRFGGAAAAAARVEAAGLPLTGAQVVGVVVSGVDLTAGEADAAARTLRGRALAAPLLASQPATVVLLSLPAGTEFDDRAAREYVRVLRPGAAQRLELAIGTPGDGLESGLASLREAIDLARSGDARPGRGPVIRRAVDRPLVRLVSSLRDDHRLLEHGERMLRPLVEHDLRRHGDLLDVLGAVLAHPANRTAAATASHLSRSVFYQRLAQIQDLLGADLDDGETQTALHLALLVRRSAGR, from the coding sequence GTGGCAGAACGTCGCGAAGCCGACGATTTCCGGACGGACCGTCCGTCCCCCATCACGGTCGATGAGAGCCATCCGTCGGTCCGCGAGGTGCTCGCGGTCGACGCCGTCGCCGACGGGCTGCCCGAAGTGCTCGCGAACGAGACCGGACTCGACGCCCGTGTGCGCTGGGTGCACGTCTCCGACAGTGCGGATGTCGCCCGGCTGTTGAACGGCGGCGAGCTGCTGCTGTCCACGGGCTCCGGCTGGCCGGCGGAGCCGGCCGAGCTCGACGCGTTCGTGGCCGGCCTGGTCGCGGCGGGGGTCTCCGGCCTCGTGCTGGAGCTCGGCGTGCATTACCGGTACGTGCCGGCGATCATCGTCGACGCCGCTCGCCGGCACGGGCTCACCCTCGTCGTGCTGCACCGCGAGGTGAAGTTCGTCGCCCTCACCGAGGCCGTGCACCGGCGCATCATCTCGGAGCAGACCGCCGCGCTCCGCGCGCGCGACGACGTGCGCGAGCAGTTCACCGCCCTCGCGCTGCGCGGCTCGCCCGCCGACTTCGTGGTGCACCGGCTCGCACAGACGCTCGGTGCGGCGGTCGTGCTCGAGAACCTCGCCCACGAGGTCGTCACCGCCGAGATGTCCCCGGCAGACGAAGAGGTGCTGCTCCCGGACTGGGAGGCGCGGTCGCGGGCGGCGCACCAGCTGGCGCGTGATGCCGAGCAGGCTGGGCTGGTCCACGATGATCGCTGGCTCATCGTTCCGGTGGAGGCACGAGGCATCCGTTGGGGCCATCTCATCGCGCTGCCCGGTCCCGCCCACCCGGCCGGCCGCTCGGCCGTGCTCGAACAGGGCGCGATCGCGCTCGCGGTCGGCCGGCTGGCCGACGGCGACGTCGACGAGTGGGCGCGGATCGGCCGGCAGCGGCTGCTGGACCGACTCCTCGCCGGCCGGTTCGGCGGCGCGGCGGCCGCGGCTGCGCGCGTCGAGGCGGCCGGCCTGCCGCTGACCGGCGCCCAGGTGGTCGGGGTGGTCGTGAGCGGCGTCGACCTCACGGCGGGCGAGGCGGATGCCGCGGCGCGGACCCTGCGCGGGCGCGCACTCGCGGCACCGCTGCTCGCTTCGCAGCCGGCCACGGTCGTGTTGTTGTCGTTGCCGGCCGGAACGGAGTTCGACGATCGCGCCGCACGAGAGTACGTTCGCGTGCTCCGACCGGGAGCCGCACAGCGGCTCGAGCTCGCGATCGGGACGCCCGGCGACGGGCTCGAGTCGGGGCTCGCGTCCCTTCGGGAGGCGATCGACCTCGCCCGCTCGGGCGATGCCCGCCCCGGACGTGGGCCGGTCATCCGGCGGGCGGTCGATCGCCCCCTGGTCAGGCTCGTGTCGAGCCTGCGCGACGACCACCGCCTCCTCGAACACGGCGAACGCATGCTCCGACCGCTCGTCGAACACGACCTCCGGCGGCATGGCGACCTGCTCGACGTGCTCGGCGCCGTACTCGCCCACCCGGCCAACCGCACCGCCGCCGCGACCGCGTCGCACCTGTCGCGCTCGGTGTTCTATCAGCGCCTCGCGCAGATCCAGGACCTGCTCGGCGCCGACCTCGACGACGGCGAGACGCAGACCGCGCTGCACCTCGCGCTGCTCGTGCGGCGCAGTGCTGGTCGCTGA
- a CDS encoding winged helix-turn-helix transcriptional regulator produces the protein MAARATRGFGQYSGVARAVERVGERWALLIVRDLLAGARRYSDLKAGLPRIPTNILSDRLKELQEAGVVRRVPTVRGGYELTALGRALEPVVLELERWGWATLGSPAEGELLTADALAVALRAAFQADASRELPPTEYVLHVGAVSMSAIAAAGALDVLAIGPDALPQPGRRLAAAAPADVLELTVEVASFRPLLAGADEVATVLAGTDELLARFARTFRMTPAPHSDAADAADDASVA, from the coding sequence ATGGCAGCCCGCGCGACGCGCGGCTTCGGTCAGTACAGCGGTGTGGCTCGTGCCGTCGAGCGGGTCGGGGAGCGGTGGGCGCTGCTCATCGTCCGCGATCTGCTCGCCGGCGCCCGCCGGTACAGCGACCTGAAGGCCGGCCTGCCGCGGATCCCGACGAACATCCTGAGCGATCGGCTGAAGGAGCTCCAAGAGGCCGGCGTGGTCCGGCGCGTCCCGACCGTGCGCGGTGGCTACGAGCTCACCGCGCTCGGGCGCGCGCTCGAACCCGTCGTACTCGAGCTCGAACGCTGGGGCTGGGCGACGCTCGGCTCTCCCGCCGAGGGTGAGCTGCTCACCGCCGATGCGCTCGCGGTCGCGCTGCGCGCCGCGTTCCAGGCGGATGCCTCGCGCGAGCTGCCGCCCACCGAGTACGTGCTGCACGTGGGCGCCGTGTCCATGTCGGCGATCGCCGCCGCCGGCGCGCTCGACGTCCTGGCGATCGGTCCCGACGCGCTGCCGCAGCCCGGGCGCCGGCTCGCAGCCGCCGCGCCCGCGGACGTGCTCGAGCTCACAGTCGAGGTCGCCTCGTTCCGTCCGCTGCTCGCGGGCGCCGACGAGGTCGCGACCGTACTCGCGGGCACCGACGAGTTGCTCGCGCGCTTCGCGCGCACGTTCCGCATGACCCCGGCACCCCATTCGGATGCCGCCGACGCGGCCGACGACGCATCCGTCGCCTGA
- a CDS encoding HAD family hydrolase has translation MIRDRSPGRAADSLDPAAAFFDVDDTIIRGFTIAALIHFIRDELNDPVLVSRLLQLERLAPVRREREQLTADCFELLAGQAWSQMLAWGQRWYESTGRSQLISQTIDRLHEHRMRGDKVVFVTGSWRPCVEPIARDLHADAVYCCEVGVEADKLTGAVSHILVAEGKAEVARNFASQGGIALENCYAYGNDWSDAPMLAAVGHPVAVRPTAALAETATAQGWEVLN, from the coding sequence ATGATACGTGATCGCTCTCCGGGACGTGCGGCTGACTCACTCGATCCCGCTGCCGCGTTCTTCGACGTCGATGACACCATCATTCGTGGATTCACCATCGCCGCCCTCATCCACTTCATCCGTGATGAGCTGAATGATCCGGTGCTGGTCAGCCGACTCCTTCAACTGGAACGTCTCGCCCCAGTACGTCGCGAACGCGAGCAATTGACCGCTGATTGCTTCGAACTCCTCGCGGGCCAGGCCTGGTCTCAAATGCTCGCGTGGGGCCAACGCTGGTACGAGAGCACAGGACGGTCTCAGCTCATCTCACAGACGATCGACCGACTTCACGAACATCGCATGCGTGGCGACAAGGTGGTGTTCGTCACTGGCTCTTGGCGTCCATGCGTGGAACCGATCGCCAGGGACCTCCATGCGGATGCGGTGTACTGCTGCGAAGTTGGCGTCGAAGCGGACAAACTCACCGGCGCGGTTTCGCACATCCTCGTCGCAGAGGGCAAGGCAGAGGTCGCAAGGAACTTTGCGAGCCAGGGCGGGATCGCGTTGGAGAACTGCTACGCCTACGGGAACGACTGGTCCGACGCCCCGATGCTGGCGGCCGTCGGTCACCCCGTCGCGGTCCGGCCAACTGCGGCGCTCGCCGAGACAGCCACGGCCCAGGGCTGGGAAGTTCTCAATTGA
- a CDS encoding aspartate aminotransferase family protein yields MTDILTDAPAYTDRTGAAHALPDADAEARLRADDRAHVFHSWSAQALIDPLPVAAGEGSTFWDYEGNAYLDFSSQLVNLNLGHQHPDLVAAIQQQAGRLATIQPIMANDVRGELARRIAEVAPGDLDKVFFTNGGADANEYAVRMARAVTGRPKVLSMYRSYHGGTGTAISLTGDPRRWANEPSDRSVAHFFGPYPYRSAFHATTPEEETQRALAHLEQVITLEGASTIAAIIIETVVGTNGVLVPPPGYLQGVRELADKYGIVYIADEVMVGFGRVGEWFAVNHFDVVPDLITFAKGVNSGYVPLGGVVISDRIASHFDTVPFAGGLTYSGHPLACAAGVATFEVFERDRLLERVRDLGSRVVEPRLREIATAHPSVGDVRGLGLFWAIELVRDRETREPFVPFNAGGKDAAPMAAVTAACKRAGLWPFVHFNRLHVAPPLVISEADLIRGLDIIDDALSVADAAIG; encoded by the coding sequence ATGACCGACATCCTGACCGACGCGCCCGCGTACACCGACCGCACCGGCGCCGCGCACGCCCTGCCCGACGCCGACGCGGAGGCGCGCCTGCGGGCCGACGACCGCGCCCATGTCTTCCACTCCTGGAGCGCGCAGGCGCTCATCGACCCGCTGCCCGTCGCTGCGGGCGAGGGCTCGACCTTCTGGGACTACGAGGGCAACGCCTATCTCGACTTCAGCTCGCAGCTGGTGAACCTGAACCTCGGTCACCAGCATCCCGACCTCGTCGCCGCGATCCAGCAGCAGGCGGGCCGGCTCGCGACGATCCAGCCGATCATGGCGAACGACGTGCGCGGTGAGCTCGCCCGGCGCATCGCCGAGGTCGCGCCGGGCGACCTCGACAAGGTGTTCTTCACCAACGGCGGCGCCGACGCGAACGAGTACGCCGTGCGCATGGCGCGAGCGGTCACCGGCCGGCCCAAGGTGCTGTCGATGTACCGCAGCTACCACGGCGGCACCGGCACCGCGATCTCGCTCACGGGCGACCCGCGCCGGTGGGCGAACGAGCCCTCCGACCGCTCGGTCGCGCACTTCTTCGGGCCGTACCCGTACCGCTCGGCGTTCCACGCGACCACGCCCGAGGAGGAGACGCAGCGCGCACTCGCTCACCTCGAACAGGTCATCACGCTCGAGGGCGCGTCGACCATCGCGGCGATCATCATCGAGACGGTCGTCGGCACGAACGGCGTGCTCGTCCCGCCGCCCGGATATCTGCAGGGTGTGCGCGAGCTGGCCGACAAGTACGGCATCGTCTACATCGCCGACGAGGTCATGGTCGGCTTCGGCCGCGTCGGCGAGTGGTTCGCGGTGAACCACTTCGACGTCGTGCCCGACCTGATCACCTTCGCGAAGGGCGTGAACTCGGGGTACGTGCCGCTCGGCGGCGTCGTCATCTCGGACCGCATCGCGTCGCACTTCGACACCGTGCCGTTCGCGGGCGGGCTCACCTATTCGGGGCATCCGCTCGCCTGCGCCGCGGGTGTGGCGACGTTCGAGGTGTTCGAGCGCGATCGGCTCCTCGAGCGCGTGCGCGACCTCGGGTCGCGCGTCGTCGAGCCGCGGCTGCGCGAGATCGCGACCGCACACCCGTCGGTCGGCGACGTTCGCGGGCTCGGGCTGTTCTGGGCGATCGAGCTGGTCCGCGACCGGGAGACGCGCGAGCCGTTCGTGCCGTTCAACGCCGGAGGGAAGGATGCCGCGCCGATGGCCGCGGTCACGGCGGCCTGCAAGCGGGCCGGGCTCTGGCCGTTCGTGCACTTCAACCGGCTGCACGTCGCCCCGCCGCTCGTCATCTCAGAGGCCGACCTCATTCGCGGCCTCGACATCATCGACGACGCGCTCTCGGTCGCCGACGCCGCGATCGGCTGA
- a CDS encoding GntR family transcriptional regulator — MKHHPYVPNPGHVLTRRHTTVDQVHAMMLAAIAGGDLLPGQELRDQAWAAELKVSRTPIREAIKRLEAHGIVDIAAARYTRLASFTPDEARREAHDWAAIHLALVSDLCESAERPLILALEKARSRFHGSTGIKAHAANFTFFEHLRATSTSFSVHLGAVAVAYRLRLALPNLPDLHDADDQLHTDILAALTEHKADTLAPSFTRWLHAANHEPAAESSLAPTQLS; from the coding sequence ATGAAGCACCACCCGTACGTCCCGAACCCTGGGCACGTGCTCACCCGCCGCCACACCACCGTCGACCAGGTGCACGCGATGATGCTCGCGGCGATCGCCGGCGGCGACCTGCTGCCCGGCCAGGAGCTTCGCGATCAGGCCTGGGCCGCCGAACTGAAGGTCTCCCGAACGCCGATCCGTGAGGCGATCAAGCGACTCGAAGCGCACGGCATCGTCGATATCGCCGCTGCCCGATACACCCGGCTCGCCAGCTTCACACCCGACGAAGCACGGCGAGAAGCACACGACTGGGCCGCGATCCACCTCGCACTGGTCAGCGACCTCTGCGAGTCCGCCGAACGACCACTGATCCTCGCCCTCGAGAAAGCCCGCAGCCGCTTCCACGGCAGCACCGGGATCAAAGCGCACGCCGCGAACTTCACCTTCTTCGAACACCTGCGCGCCACGAGCACCAGCTTCAGCGTCCACCTCGGCGCCGTCGCCGTGGCCTACCGTCTCCGCCTCGCACTGCCGAACCTGCCCGACCTCCACGACGCCGACGACCAGCTCCACACCGACATCCTCGCCGCACTCACCGAACACAAAGCCGACACCCTCGCACCAAGCTTCACCCGCTGGCTCCACGCCGCCAACCACGAACCCGCCGCTGAATCGTCGCTCGCGCCAACTCAGCTCAGCTGA